One Leptospira kanakyensis DNA segment encodes these proteins:
- a CDS encoding adenylate/guanylate cyclase domain-containing protein, protein MFASIVRSIRSVYCIRDQFPRYMSELLYQEEQMGALFAVRFRYVIGVALVASAIANLSNIDSIFGYLINFVGITFYFLNTFIHYQILKKSKGHWKTKYDYISLFVDNLLITVTIFNWYILKGEGNPNFLVKTPLVVFYLLPLSLSLFQYRFSLVNFSFVCFLFSYYGFLIYALVDSNAVSGMDWNQYVLGDQIILSDASVTKPTVYLVLVFAISYAIFRSLRMLLKFAAAESQKTTLSRYFSPDLVSEIVSEPEVIAKGKRQKVTILFSDIRGFTQFSEPMDPEALSVFLTEFRRRMVRAIFKHNGSLDKFIGDAVMATFGTPTPSERVGEDSEDAVLAAKSMLEELDNWNQERISKGESEIKIGIGIHTGEVFCGSIGSEERMEYTVIGDTVNTASRIESACKELGVSFLISEAVWLETGSPSGWDKKESVTLSGREQKIHLYAPNLS, encoded by the coding sequence ATGTTCGCCTCGATTGTTCGTTCCATTCGTTCTGTTTATTGTATCCGTGACCAGTTCCCTCGGTATATGTCGGAACTTCTATACCAAGAAGAACAAATGGGGGCTTTGTTTGCCGTTCGTTTTCGGTATGTGATTGGAGTGGCACTTGTTGCCAGTGCGATTGCCAATCTAAGTAATATCGATTCGATTTTTGGGTATTTGATTAACTTTGTTGGGATTACATTTTATTTTTTAAATACGTTTATCCATTATCAGATTCTGAAAAAAAGTAAGGGGCATTGGAAAACTAAGTATGATTATATCAGTTTGTTTGTTGATAACCTACTCATCACTGTAACTATTTTTAACTGGTACATTTTAAAAGGAGAGGGAAATCCAAACTTCCTAGTCAAAACTCCCTTGGTTGTATTTTATCTTTTGCCTTTGTCTTTGAGTTTGTTCCAATACCGGTTCTCTCTTGTTAATTTTTCCTTTGTTTGTTTTCTCTTCAGTTACTACGGGTTTTTGATCTATGCATTGGTCGATTCGAATGCAGTGAGTGGTATGGATTGGAATCAGTATGTCCTTGGTGACCAAATCATTTTGTCTGATGCTTCTGTGACAAAACCAACGGTCTATCTGGTTTTGGTATTTGCGATTTCTTATGCGATCTTTCGTAGCCTCCGGATGTTATTAAAATTTGCGGCCGCAGAATCACAGAAAACAACTTTATCTCGTTATTTTTCACCTGATTTGGTTTCTGAAATTGTTTCGGAACCAGAAGTCATCGCTAAAGGCAAACGCCAAAAGGTCACAATCCTATTCAGTGATATCCGTGGGTTCACTCAATTTTCAGAACCAATGGATCCTGAAGCACTATCCGTTTTTTTAACTGAATTTCGTCGCCGTATGGTGCGAGCCATTTTTAAACACAACGGTAGTTTGGATAAATTCATTGGGGACGCGGTGATGGCAACTTTTGGAACACCCACTCCTTCCGAGAGAGTTGGCGAAGATTCTGAAGATGCAGTCCTTGCCGCAAAGTCTATGTTAGAGGAACTTGATAATTGGAACCAAGAACGAATTTCTAAGGGCGAATCGGAAATCAAAATTGGAATTGGGATCCATACAGGAGAAGTGTTCTGCGGAAGCATTGGATCGGAAGAAAGAATGGAATATACAGTGATTGGAGATACTGTCAACACGGCCTCTCGTATAGAGTCTGCCTGTAAAGAATTGGGAGTTTCTTTTTTGATTTCGGAAGCGGTTTGGTTAGAGACGGGCTCGCCAAGTGGTTGGGATAAAAAAGAATCGGTCACTCTTTCTGGAAGAGAACAAAA
- a CDS encoding LIC10362 family protein → MWLLIVHSFALLLFVLLYAFRFRKLVPNPEPNLLLQIQTATKDWKSTHHLVLLIGFSLFLLYPLTLGFSFYLQSDANVLVVILWVIWAYNWSKYTFWRE, encoded by the coding sequence ATGTGGTTACTCATCGTCCATTCGTTTGCCCTTTTGTTATTTGTCTTACTTTATGCTTTCCGATTTCGAAAACTAGTTCCCAATCCCGAACCAAATCTCCTCCTGCAAATCCAAACAGCCACAAAAGATTGGAAATCCACTCACCATTTAGTCCTTCTCATCGGATTTTCCCTTTTCCTCCTCTATCCCCTAACCTTAGGATTTTCCTTCTACCTCCAGAGTGACGCCAACGTCCTTGTTGTCATCCTTTGGGTAATTTGGGCCTACAATTGGAGCAAATACACGTTCTGGAGAGAATAA
- a CDS encoding electron transfer flavoprotein subunit beta/FixA family protein — protein sequence MKIVVLVKQVPDTETNIKVGDKSINEAGVKWIISPYDEFAIEEGIRIREKSGGEVIAVSLGPDRAVEALRTAYAMGVDRAVHVKVDDYVTFDSTYTSELLANLIKAENADVVIGGRQSIDTDSSQVVVQIAERLNVPHVAMALKLEFDGNKVTATREIEGGTEVVETTAPLAVTAQKGLNEPRYPSLKGIMSAKKKPVDVKKPEELGATGSKLEVVSLEPPPPRIAGRKLEAADAAGFASQLVKALREEAKVI from the coding sequence ATGAAAATTGTTGTTCTAGTAAAACAGGTTCCGGACACGGAAACCAATATCAAAGTCGGCGACAAATCGATCAACGAAGCTGGCGTAAAATGGATCATCTCTCCTTATGATGAATTTGCTATCGAAGAGGGAATTAGAATTCGTGAAAAAAGCGGTGGAGAAGTCATCGCAGTGTCCCTCGGCCCAGACCGCGCCGTAGAAGCACTTCGTACTGCCTACGCTATGGGTGTAGACAGAGCCGTTCATGTAAAAGTGGATGACTACGTAACTTTCGACTCTACATACACTTCCGAACTTCTTGCAAACCTCATCAAAGCTGAAAATGCAGATGTAGTGATTGGTGGTCGTCAATCCATCGATACTGACAGCTCACAAGTTGTCGTTCAAATTGCAGAGAGATTGAATGTTCCTCACGTTGCTATGGCCCTCAAACTTGAGTTTGACGGAAACAAAGTGACTGCAACTCGCGAAATCGAAGGTGGAACTGAAGTCGTAGAAACTACAGCTCCTCTAGCTGTCACTGCTCAAAAAGGATTGAACGAACCAAGATACCCAAGTTTGAAAGGGATCATGTCTGCGAAGAAAAAACCGGTAGATGTTAAAAAACCGGAAGAACTCGGAGCAACTGGATCTAAACTCGAAGTTGTATCTCTCGAACCACCTCCTCCACGTATCGCTGGTCGAAAACTGGAAGCAGCAGATGCAGCAGGTTTTGCATCTCAACTTGTAAAAGCTCTTCGCGAAGAAGCGAAGGTCATCTAA
- a CDS encoding electron transfer flavoprotein subunit alpha/FixB family protein, translating to MADVLVVGELKNGELKKISKELTSAARKIADSIGGKVHTVIITDNVDTFAGDLKAVGADTVIGANLGEFSPEGYANGIFAIIQEKKPAVVLLPHSAQGKEYSARVAIKANAGIVADAVALSVDGGKVVAKKPIYSGKAYANFKVTSDIQIFTVRANSQEVTPKDGAGAVEKSGAAAGEVRTKSLSKDLSGGNKVQLADASIIVSGGRGIKGPENWPIIQDLADTLGAALGASRATVDAGWISHSHQVGQTGKTVSPNCYIACGISGAIQHLAGMGSSKYIVAINKDGDAPIFKVATYGVVADLFEVVPALTSEFKKVLG from the coding sequence ATGGCTGATGTTTTAGTAGTTGGTGAATTAAAAAACGGCGAACTTAAAAAAATCTCAAAAGAACTCACTTCTGCAGCTCGCAAAATTGCGGACTCCATTGGTGGTAAAGTTCATACAGTAATCATTACTGACAACGTTGATACGTTTGCTGGTGATTTGAAAGCGGTTGGTGCTGATACAGTAATCGGTGCAAACCTTGGTGAATTTTCTCCTGAAGGTTATGCAAATGGAATTTTTGCAATCATCCAAGAGAAAAAACCAGCAGTGGTTCTTCTACCACACTCCGCACAAGGAAAAGAATACTCCGCAAGAGTAGCGATCAAAGCAAATGCTGGAATCGTTGCTGATGCAGTGGCTCTTTCTGTTGACGGTGGTAAAGTAGTAGCAAAGAAACCAATTTACTCTGGAAAAGCGTATGCAAATTTCAAAGTAACTTCTGACATCCAAATCTTTACAGTACGTGCAAACTCCCAAGAAGTAACTCCAAAAGACGGAGCGGGTGCAGTAGAAAAATCTGGTGCAGCAGCAGGCGAAGTAAGAACTAAGTCTCTCTCTAAAGATCTTTCTGGTGGAAACAAAGTACAACTTGCTGATGCTTCTATCATTGTATCTGGCGGACGCGGAATCAAAGGACCAGAAAACTGGCCAATCATCCAAGACTTAGCTGACACACTCGGCGCAGCACTTGGTGCTTCCCGTGCGACTGTGGATGCAGGATGGATTTCTCACTCACACCAAGTAGGACAAACAGGAAAAACTGTCTCCCCTAACTGTTACATTGCTTGCGGTATCTCCGGAGCCATCCAACACTTAGCGGGTATGGGATCTTCTAAATACATCGTTGCCATCAACAAAGATGGAGATGCTCCTATTTTCAAAGTAGCGACTTACGGTGTTGTTGCTGACCTTTTCGAAGTAGTGCCTGCACTTACTTCTGAGTTCAAAAAAGTATTGGGTTAA
- a CDS encoding LolA family protein yields the protein MRNILPKFSIVLLFSVQTGILWAEDGRDRLNAVIGKMNSLESFRASVTINGGLTGVVSFKSPNQLHARFSDGRIISSNGRILWFYNPDSSIAGKQDLKGVSGGLGGLLSGYENVSVSGRTFRLTSNTKRYNEIILVVSDNDLPRVLKMKRSDEEITEVAFSGIATNIGLGTGLFNFQPPTSSQIVENPLNQKE from the coding sequence TTGAGGAATATCCTTCCCAAATTTTCGATCGTTCTCCTTTTCTCTGTCCAAACGGGTATCCTTTGGGCAGAGGATGGAAGAGATCGCCTGAATGCCGTCATAGGCAAAATGAATTCACTCGAAAGTTTTCGCGCCTCGGTTACCATCAATGGTGGACTGACTGGTGTTGTTTCCTTCAAAAGCCCAAACCAACTCCATGCTCGTTTCAGTGACGGACGGATCATTTCCTCCAACGGTAGAATTTTGTGGTTTTACAACCCAGATTCATCGATTGCGGGAAAACAGGATCTAAAAGGTGTTTCCGGAGGCCTTGGGGGACTACTTTCTGGATACGAAAATGTGTCGGTAAGTGGCAGAACTTTTCGTCTTACTTCTAATACAAAGCGTTATAATGAAATTATCTTGGTTGTTTCCGATAACGACCTTCCTCGTGTACTCAAAATGAAACGTTCCGACGAAGAAATTACTGAAGTGGCTTTCTCTGGCATTGCCACGAACATTGGTCTTGGAACGGGACTGTTCAACTTCCAACCTCCCACAAGCTCACAAATTGTTGAGAACCCTCTCAACCAAAAGGAGTGA